The genomic interval TACATTGAAACTAAAGCGATAGGAGATAGAGCGTATAAGTGGTTTTTTGAAGGTGATTATGTTTATGATGAGAAAGCAGAAGAAGATGCAAAGATAATAGAGATATCAGATTATGAAGAGATTGTGGAGGAAGTTTAATGCCAAAAAATAAATGGATATCGTTTTTTCTGTGTCTGTTTTTAGGGTATCTTGGAATACATAAGTTTTATGAAGAACGGATACTTTTAGGAATAGTTTATTTATGCACAGGGGGGGT from Oscillospiraceae bacterium carries:
- a CDS encoding TM2 domain-containing protein — protein: MPKNKWISFFLCLFLGYLGIHKFYEERILLGIVYLCTGGVFGIGVIIDLIILIFKPNPYCP